In Kitasatospora gansuensis, a genomic segment contains:
- a CDS encoding GNAT family N-acetyltransferase, translating to MAAARAVGLERAPGDGIRIRPLVERDWDELVALEARAYAESGLSEGGETLRSRAAVSPATCFALEYEGEFGGYLLALPYPLGRCPDLSLAETSGFASENLHAHDFVITEELRGRGLTPHFVRQIEAAARARGFERLSMVAVQRSHVLWARLGYTAHREVELPASYGAEAVYMSKAL from the coding sequence GTGGCGGCCGCCCGGGCCGTCGGGCTGGAGCGGGCGCCCGGCGACGGCATCCGGATCCGTCCGCTGGTCGAGCGGGACTGGGACGAGCTGGTGGCGCTGGAGGCCCGCGCCTACGCCGAGAGCGGCCTCTCCGAGGGCGGCGAGACGCTGCGGTCGCGGGCCGCGGTCTCCCCCGCCACGTGCTTCGCGCTGGAGTACGAGGGGGAGTTCGGCGGCTACCTGCTGGCCCTGCCGTACCCGCTGGGCCGGTGCCCGGACCTGAGCCTGGCGGAGACCTCGGGCTTCGCTTCGGAGAACCTGCACGCGCACGACTTCGTGATCACCGAGGAACTGCGCGGCCGGGGGCTGACCCCGCACTTCGTCCGGCAGATCGAGGCGGCCGCGCGCGCCCGGGGCTTCGAGCGGCTCTCCATGGTCGCCGTGCAGCGCAGCCACGTGCTCTGGGCCCGGCTCGGCTACACCGCCCACCGGGAGGTCGAACTCCCGGCGAGCTACGGCGCGGAGGCGGTCTACATGTCCAAGGCGCTCTGA
- a CDS encoding vWA domain-containing protein produces MKPATPQRDPVAEAFTEGLGLLRGNHAFAALNFTVCRDQDCEQAPPDGWAVVDSAGTVHANRRRRAEPAEWAWVLAHCLLHLGFGHVPAERGRRTAPDAYLRTARCAVVNRFLATFPTGRAPFELPPAVPAGDEEELAARWRRDGLPRIPGTGGGSPDQLLVPWPNWSEPEDWTTAFAAALTRTMSAAMDVAGGRREELTGERLPERPWTRALNWFISSYPLLGGIAAGITLVADAELARAQGISVAAVNAEAGEIYLNPLRHHTDGEWRFILAHEMLHAALRHGERCGARDPYLFNVAADYVINGWLLEMGIGEMPEGLLHDPQLAGLSAEEVYDRIVRDQRRIRRLATLAGKGKSDLIGEPLGRPRDYVDLDDFYRRGLQQGFELHQRERGLLPAGLVEEIRALAHPPLPWDAQLARWFDEFVPSPQPVRSYARPSRRQAATPDIPRAGRYFPPEEVACCTFGVLLDTSGSMSRQLLGKALGAIASYAAARDVTAARVVFCDAAPHDAGYLPTDEIAGRVRIRGRGGTVLQPGVDLLERAEDFPPGAPVLLITDGECDVLRVRREHAYLVPQGAGLPFTPRGPVFRMR; encoded by the coding sequence GTGAAGCCCGCCACCCCGCAGCGGGACCCAGTGGCGGAGGCGTTCACCGAAGGGCTCGGGCTGCTCCGTGGCAACCACGCCTTCGCCGCCCTGAACTTCACGGTCTGCCGGGACCAGGACTGCGAGCAGGCCCCACCGGACGGCTGGGCCGTGGTCGACTCGGCCGGCACCGTGCACGCCAACCGCCGGCGCCGGGCCGAACCGGCCGAGTGGGCCTGGGTGTTGGCGCACTGCCTGCTCCACCTCGGCTTCGGCCACGTGCCCGCCGAGCGGGGCCGCCGAACCGCCCCGGACGCGTACCTGCGGACCGCCCGGTGCGCCGTGGTGAACCGCTTCCTGGCCACCTTCCCGACCGGCCGCGCCCCGTTCGAACTGCCGCCCGCCGTCCCGGCCGGTGACGAGGAGGAGCTGGCCGCCCGCTGGCGCCGGGACGGGCTGCCCCGGATCCCCGGCACGGGCGGCGGCAGCCCCGACCAACTGCTGGTGCCCTGGCCCAACTGGTCCGAACCCGAGGACTGGACCACCGCCTTCGCCGCCGCGCTCACCCGCACCATGTCCGCCGCGATGGACGTGGCGGGCGGCCGCCGCGAGGAGCTGACCGGCGAACGGCTGCCCGAGCGCCCGTGGACCAGGGCGCTCAACTGGTTCATCTCCTCCTACCCGCTGCTCGGCGGCATCGCGGCCGGGATCACCCTGGTCGCCGACGCCGAACTGGCCCGCGCCCAGGGCATCTCGGTGGCCGCCGTGAACGCCGAGGCCGGGGAGATCTACCTCAACCCGCTGCGCCACCACACGGACGGGGAGTGGCGGTTCATCCTGGCGCACGAGATGCTGCACGCCGCCCTGCGGCACGGCGAGCGCTGCGGAGCCCGCGACCCGTACCTGTTCAACGTCGCCGCGGACTACGTGATCAACGGCTGGCTGTTGGAGATGGGCATCGGCGAGATGCCCGAAGGGCTGCTGCACGACCCGCAGTTGGCGGGCCTGTCGGCCGAGGAGGTCTACGACCGGATCGTCCGCGACCAGCGCCGGATCCGCCGGCTCGCCACCCTGGCGGGCAAGGGGAAGTCCGACCTGATCGGCGAACCGCTGGGCCGCCCGCGCGACTACGTGGACCTGGACGACTTCTACCGGCGCGGCCTCCAGCAGGGTTTCGAGCTGCATCAGCGCGAACGCGGCCTGCTGCCCGCCGGGCTGGTCGAGGAGATCCGCGCACTGGCCCACCCGCCGCTGCCCTGGGACGCACAACTCGCCCGCTGGTTCGACGAGTTCGTGCCCTCCCCGCAGCCGGTCCGGAGCTACGCCCGGCCGTCCCGCCGACAGGCCGCCACTCCCGACATCCCGCGCGCCGGACGGTACTTCCCGCCGGAGGAGGTGGCCTGCTGCACCTTCGGCGTGCTGCTGGACACCTCCGGGTCGATGAGCCGTCAGCTGCTCGGCAAGGCGCTCGGCGCGATCGCCTCGTACGCCGCCGCCCGGGACGTCACCGCCGCCCGGGTGGTGTTCTGCGACGCGGCCCCGCACGACGCCGGGTACCTGCCCACCGACGAGATCGCCGGCCGGGTCCGGATCCGCGGCCGGGGCGGCACCGTCCTCCAGCCGGGCGTGGACCTGTTGGAGCGGGCCGAGGACTTCCCGCCCGGCGCCCCCGTCCTGCTGATCACCGACGGCGAGTGCGACGTGCTCCGGGTCCGCCGCGAGCACGCCTACCTGGTCCCGCAGGGCGCGGGGCTCCCGTTCACCCCGCGCGGCCCGGTCTTCCGGATGCGCTGA
- the holA gene encoding DNA polymerase III subunit delta, which yields MARKSAPDDLLAPLTLVVGQEELLLDRAVAAVVAAARAADPDTDVRDLAPGALQPGSLAELTTPSLFAERKVIVVRAAQDLGADSVKELRAYLDSPAEEVMVVLVHAGGAKGKGLLDAGRKLGAREVTCPKLTKAGEKLAFIKGEFRTLGRSATPEACQALLDALGSDLRELAAACSQLTADIEGAIDETAVARYYGGRAEATGFEVADLAVTGRTAEALERLRWALAVGQPPTGITYALASGVRSIGRLASAGRNMRPGDLARELGMPPWKVDRVRQQMRGWTGDGVATALTAIARADADVKGGSGDPAYALERAVVAVARASRAGARSY from the coding sequence ATGGCCAGGAAGAGTGCACCCGACGACCTGCTCGCCCCGCTGACCCTGGTGGTCGGCCAGGAGGAGCTGCTGCTCGACCGCGCGGTCGCCGCCGTGGTCGCCGCCGCCCGGGCGGCCGATCCGGACACCGACGTACGCGACCTCGCCCCCGGTGCCCTGCAGCCCGGCAGCCTGGCCGAGTTGACCACGCCCTCGCTCTTCGCCGAGCGCAAGGTGATCGTGGTCCGGGCCGCGCAGGACCTCGGGGCGGATTCGGTCAAGGAGCTCCGGGCCTACCTCGACTCGCCCGCCGAGGAGGTCATGGTGGTGCTGGTGCACGCCGGTGGTGCCAAGGGCAAGGGCCTGCTGGACGCCGGGCGCAAGCTCGGCGCCCGCGAGGTGACCTGCCCCAAGCTCACCAAGGCCGGGGAGAAACTGGCCTTCATCAAGGGCGAGTTCCGCACCCTGGGCCGGTCCGCCACCCCCGAGGCCTGCCAGGCCCTGCTGGACGCGCTCGGCAGCGACCTGCGCGAGCTGGCCGCCGCCTGCAGCCAGTTGACCGCCGACATCGAGGGTGCGATCGACGAGACCGCGGTCGCCCGCTACTACGGCGGCCGGGCCGAGGCCACCGGCTTCGAGGTGGCCGACCTGGCCGTCACCGGCCGGACGGCCGAGGCGCTGGAGCGGCTGCGCTGGGCCCTGGCGGTCGGTCAGCCGCCGACCGGTATCACCTACGCGCTCGCCTCCGGCGTCCGCAGCATCGGCCGGCTGGCCAGCGCGGGCCGGAACATGCGGCCGGGCGACCTGGCCCGGGAGTTGGGCATGCCGCCGTGGAAGGTGGACCGGGTCCGCCAGCAGATGCGCGGCTGGACGGGCGACGGGGTCGCCACCGCCCTCACCGCGATCGCCCGGGCCGACGCCGACGTCAAGGGCGGCTCCGGTGACCCGGCCTACGCCCTGGAGCGCGCCGTGGTCGCGGTGGCCAGGGCCTCCCGCGCGGGCGCCCGCTCGTACTGA
- a CDS encoding MFS transporter, whose protein sequence is MLRVHDPFRRAQLAIAALFFFLGFQYATWVSRLPALKTELDLTEAQLGLLLMAGGVGAAASYPLVAPAMRRLGSRRLSLLAALALAVILLVLAVTPNYPVTLLVICLDGVAVGFLNVAMNAQGAALEVEYRRTAMARFHATFSAGSLAAALVASGVTFFTSALAVHFGVTTVLLLLAVGLTRSGLLTGDQQPAQDAEPGEQPAKRGLTLPTRVTVWMGLAMVFGTITEGAMNDWSTLYLKDVVSASAQVAPLGIAVVSGMMVLARIFADGWRARWGDGRIVVAGSALAGAGLATALLVGGVVPALIGFACVGLGTAAITPCVYVAAARQGPDALALVAAMGTIGLLAGPAVIGFIADGSSLVWGMAAVAASAGLVSLCSTRIRWQALAEV, encoded by the coding sequence ATGCTCCGCGTTCACGACCCCTTCCGTAGAGCCCAGTTGGCGATCGCCGCGCTGTTCTTCTTCCTCGGGTTCCAGTACGCCACCTGGGTCTCCCGGCTCCCCGCGCTGAAGACGGAGCTGGACCTCACCGAGGCGCAGCTCGGGCTGCTGCTGATGGCCGGCGGCGTGGGCGCGGCGGCCTCCTACCCGCTGGTGGCGCCGGCGATGAGGCGGCTGGGCTCACGGCGCCTGTCGCTGCTGGCCGCCCTCGCGCTGGCCGTGATCCTGCTGGTGCTGGCCGTGACGCCGAACTACCCCGTCACCCTGCTGGTGATCTGCCTGGACGGGGTGGCGGTGGGCTTCCTGAACGTCGCGATGAACGCCCAGGGCGCCGCCCTCGAGGTCGAGTACCGGCGCACCGCGATGGCCAGGTTCCACGCCACCTTCAGCGCCGGTTCGCTGGCCGCCGCGCTGGTCGCCTCCGGCGTCACCTTCTTCACCTCGGCGCTGGCCGTGCACTTCGGCGTGACCACCGTGCTGCTGCTCCTGGCGGTCGGGCTCACCCGGTCCGGACTGCTGACGGGTGATCAGCAGCCCGCGCAGGACGCGGAGCCGGGTGAGCAGCCCGCCAAGCGCGGGCTGACGCTGCCGACCCGGGTGACCGTCTGGATGGGCCTGGCGATGGTGTTCGGCACCATCACCGAAGGCGCCATGAACGACTGGTCGACGCTCTACCTCAAGGACGTGGTCAGCGCCTCGGCCCAGGTCGCACCGCTGGGCATCGCCGTGGTCTCCGGGATGATGGTGCTGGCCCGGATCTTCGCGGACGGCTGGCGCGCCCGCTGGGGCGACGGCCGGATCGTGGTCGCGGGCAGCGCGCTGGCCGGCGCCGGGCTCGCCACCGCCCTGCTGGTCGGCGGGGTCGTCCCCGCGCTGATCGGCTTCGCCTGCGTCGGCCTGGGCACCGCGGCGATCACCCCGTGCGTCTACGTGGCCGCCGCCCGCCAGGGCCCGGACGCGCTGGCGCTGGTCGCCGCGATGGGCACCATCGGCCTGCTGGCCGGCCCGGCGGTCATCGGCTTCATCGCGGACGGCAGCAGCCTGGTCTGGGGCATGGCCGCCGTCGCGGCCTCGGCCGGGCTGGTCTCGCTGTGCAGCACCCGGATCCGCTGGCAGGCCCTCGCCGAGGTGTGA
- the lepA gene encoding translation elongation factor 4: MPATPSNVPQPSRTDPALIRNFCIIAHIDHGKSTLADRMLQITGVVDPRQMRAQYLDRMDIERERGITIKSQAVRLPWAPTVGEGAGKTHILNMIDTPGHVDFTYEVSRSLAACEGTILVVDAAQGIEAQTLANLYLALENNLTIIPVLNKIDLPAAQPEKYAAEIAHIIGCEPEDVLKVSAKSGLGVADLLDHVVAKVPAPVGVKNAPARAMIFDSVYDTYRGVVTYVRVVDGELTKRERIQMMSTGATHELLEIGVISPEPKISDGLGVGEVGYIITGVKDVRQSKVGDTITSMHKGATEALGGYKDPRPMVFSGLYPLDGSDYPLLRDALDKLQLNDAALVFEPETSVALGFGYRCGFLGLLHLEIVRERLEREFNLDLISTAPNVVYRVVMEDGSEHTVTNPSEFPTGKISEVHEPVVRGSILVPNEFVGAVMELCQSRRGNMQGMDYLSEERVELRYTLPLAEIVFDFFDMLKSKTRGYGSFDYEPIGEQTADLVKVDILLHGDPVDAFSAIVHKDKAYNYGVMMAGKLQKLIPRQQFEVPIQAAIGSRVIARETVRAIRKDVLAKCYGGDISRKRKLLEKQKEGKKRMKMVGRVEVPQEAFIAALSTDADAPKGEKK; encoded by the coding sequence GTGCCCGCGACCCCCAGCAATGTGCCACAGCCCAGCCGTACCGACCCGGCGCTGATCCGCAACTTCTGCATCATCGCCCACATCGACCACGGCAAGTCCACCCTCGCCGACCGGATGCTCCAGATCACCGGCGTGGTGGACCCCCGGCAGATGCGCGCCCAGTACCTCGACCGGATGGACATCGAGCGCGAGCGCGGCATCACCATCAAGTCGCAGGCGGTCCGCCTCCCGTGGGCGCCGACGGTCGGCGAGGGTGCGGGGAAGACCCACATCCTGAACATGATCGACACCCCGGGCCACGTGGACTTCACCTACGAGGTGTCCCGTTCGCTCGCCGCCTGCGAGGGCACCATCCTCGTGGTGGACGCGGCCCAGGGCATCGAGGCGCAGACCCTCGCCAACCTGTACCTGGCGCTGGAGAACAACCTCACGATCATCCCGGTCCTCAACAAGATCGACCTGCCGGCCGCCCAGCCGGAGAAGTACGCCGCCGAGATCGCGCACATCATCGGCTGCGAACCCGAGGACGTCCTGAAGGTCAGCGCCAAGAGCGGCCTGGGCGTCGCGGACCTGCTGGACCACGTGGTCGCCAAGGTCCCCGCGCCGGTCGGCGTCAAGAACGCCCCGGCCCGCGCGATGATCTTCGACTCGGTCTACGACACCTACCGCGGCGTGGTCACCTACGTCCGGGTGGTCGACGGCGAGCTCACCAAGCGCGAGCGCATCCAGATGATGTCCACCGGTGCGACGCACGAGCTGCTGGAGATCGGTGTCATCTCGCCCGAGCCGAAGATCTCCGACGGCCTCGGCGTCGGCGAGGTGGGCTACATCATCACCGGTGTGAAGGACGTCCGGCAGTCCAAGGTCGGTGACACCATCACCTCGATGCACAAGGGTGCGACCGAGGCGCTGGGCGGCTACAAGGACCCGCGTCCGATGGTGTTCTCCGGCCTGTACCCGCTGGACGGCAGCGACTACCCGCTGCTGCGCGACGCCCTCGACAAGCTCCAGCTGAACGACGCCGCCCTGGTGTTCGAGCCCGAGACCTCGGTCGCGCTGGGCTTCGGGTACCGCTGTGGCTTCCTCGGGCTGCTGCACCTGGAGATCGTCCGGGAGCGGCTGGAGCGCGAGTTCAACCTCGACCTGATCTCCACCGCCCCCAACGTGGTCTACCGCGTGGTGATGGAGGACGGCAGCGAGCACACCGTCACCAACCCGAGCGAGTTCCCGACGGGCAAGATCTCCGAGGTGCACGAGCCGGTGGTCCGCGGGTCCATCCTGGTGCCCAACGAGTTCGTCGGCGCCGTGATGGAGCTCTGCCAGAGCCGTCGCGGCAACATGCAGGGCATGGACTACCTCTCCGAGGAGCGGGTGGAGCTGCGCTACACCCTCCCGCTGGCCGAGATCGTCTTCGACTTCTTCGACATGCTGAAGTCCAAGACCCGTGGCTACGGCTCCTTCGACTACGAGCCGATCGGCGAGCAGACCGCCGACCTGGTCAAGGTCGACATCCTGCTGCACGGCGACCCGGTGGACGCGTTCTCCGCGATCGTGCACAAGGACAAGGCGTACAACTACGGCGTCATGATGGCCGGCAAGCTGCAGAAGCTGATTCCCCGTCAGCAGTTCGAGGTGCCGATCCAGGCCGCGATCGGCTCCCGGGTGATCGCCCGTGAGACGGTCCGCGCGATCCGCAAGGACGTCCTCGCCAAGTGCTACGGCGGTGACATCTCGCGGAAGCGGAAGCTGCTGGAGAAGCAGAAGGAGGGCAAGAAGCGGATGAAGATGGTCGGCCGGGTGGAGGTCCCGCAGGAGGCCTTCATCGCCGCACTGTCCACCGACGCGGACGCCCCCAAGGGCGAGAAGAAGTAA
- a CDS encoding antibiotic biosynthesis monooxygenase family protein — protein MILESALLDVRPGLEDDFLAAFTEARPLIAVQRGFRSLELRRCLDQGRGSRFLLQVEWETLEDHTEGFRRSAEYQRWRELLHRFYEPFPEVEHYSEALLTA, from the coding sequence ATGATCTTGGAGAGTGCACTGCTCGACGTCCGCCCGGGCCTGGAAGACGACTTCCTGGCCGCCTTCACCGAGGCCCGGCCGCTGATCGCGGTCCAGCGCGGCTTCCGCTCGCTGGAGCTGCGCCGCTGCCTGGACCAGGGCCGCGGCTCACGCTTCCTGCTCCAGGTGGAGTGGGAGACCCTGGAGGACCACACCGAGGGCTTCCGCCGTTCGGCCGAGTACCAGCGGTGGCGCGAGCTGCTGCACCGCTTCTACGAGCCCTTCCCCGAGGTCGAGCACTACAGCGAGGCGCTGCTCACGGCGTAG
- a CDS encoding NAD(P)/FAD-dependent oxidoreductase, giving the protein MTGQQQHIVVIGAGYAGLAAAARIGKQHRVTLVAPESRFLHRVREHEAAAGRPAQRPELAKVLRGRQVTHRQARVTELDLAGRKVFLDSGEALSYDTLVYALGSRTALHGIPGAAEHAYPAERAAELAERMRTAAQPGTVAVVGGGPTGIELATELAEAHPAWQIRIVAAGQVGGWLSPNGRAHVNRVFGRLGVQAHDRSAVTAVTAAGLRTDQGTIDADLVVWAASMEPRELAAEAGLAVTPDGRAVVDAHLRSVSHPEVYVIGDAAQVVVEGVGELRMSCATAQPMGVYLGKLLTGGTDKPFDFGYVIHCLSLGRKDGLVQLVHKDDSMKPKVLTGTTARLIKGLIVNGVLWGLR; this is encoded by the coding sequence ATGACCGGTCAGCAGCAGCACATCGTCGTGATCGGCGCCGGCTACGCGGGCCTGGCGGCGGCCGCCCGGATCGGCAAGCAGCACCGGGTCACCCTGGTCGCCCCGGAGAGCCGGTTCCTGCACCGGGTCCGCGAGCACGAGGCCGCGGCCGGCCGGCCCGCCCAGCGGCCCGAGCTGGCCAAGGTGCTGCGGGGCCGTCAGGTGACCCACCGCCAGGCCCGGGTCACCGAGCTCGACCTGGCCGGCCGCAAGGTCTTCCTGGACTCCGGCGAGGCGCTGAGCTACGACACCCTGGTGTACGCGCTGGGCAGCCGCACCGCCCTGCACGGCATCCCCGGCGCGGCCGAGCACGCCTACCCGGCCGAGCGGGCCGCCGAGCTGGCCGAGCGGATGCGCACCGCCGCGCAGCCCGGCACCGTCGCGGTGGTCGGCGGCGGCCCGACCGGCATCGAGCTGGCCACCGAGCTGGCCGAGGCGCACCCCGCCTGGCAGATCCGGATCGTGGCGGCCGGCCAGGTCGGCGGCTGGCTCTCCCCCAACGGCCGGGCGCACGTAAACCGGGTGTTCGGCCGGCTCGGGGTCCAGGCGCACGACCGGTCGGCCGTCACCGCCGTGACCGCGGCCGGGCTCCGCACCGACCAGGGCACCATCGACGCCGACCTGGTCGTCTGGGCCGCCTCGATGGAGCCGCGCGAGCTGGCCGCCGAGGCCGGCCTCGCGGTCACCCCCGACGGCCGGGCCGTGGTGGACGCCCACCTGCGCTCGGTCTCGCACCCCGAGGTGTACGTGATCGGCGACGCGGCCCAGGTCGTGGTCGAGGGCGTCGGCGAGCTGCGGATGAGCTGCGCCACCGCCCAGCCGATGGGCGTCTACCTGGGCAAGCTGCTGACCGGGGGCACCGACAAGCCGTTCGACTTCGGGTACGTGATCCACTGCCTGAGCCTGGGCCGCAAGGACGGCCTGGTCCAGCTGGTCCACAAGGACGACTCGATGAAGCCGAAGGTCCTGACCGGCACCACCGCGCGTCTGATCAAGGGCCTCATCGTCAACGGTGTCCTGTGGGGGCTGCGCTGA
- a CDS encoding ATP-binding protein, with amino-acid sequence MQGAVTVSPSQVPELLLGLATVRPVFLWGAPGIGKSSLVREFADSLGLECVSLIGTQLAPEDLIGIPQITPEGRSRFCPPESIARDEPYCLFLDELNAATPDVQKAFYSLILDRRIGSYELPPGSIVIGAGNRSTDGALARPMASALVNRLVHVHLRASATDWLDWAGANGIHPWVVDYLTDRPDHLWSAPPKTEEPFSTPRAWHMLSDSLHSFGPTLDETTLKVLAHGLLTPPHAVAFCGYAKIVRNSYGLDAILKGDARWPHRLEDRDLLYYLADSFRGRLVKELPARKEHASNSLRQTAFRAKTLLVQLAEISVEVAQTVIADGPDGNPVLPAWFLIEAARDLPRLVEARR; translated from the coding sequence TTGCAGGGTGCCGTCACCGTCTCGCCGTCCCAGGTCCCCGAGCTGCTGCTGGGCCTGGCCACCGTCAGGCCGGTGTTCCTGTGGGGCGCGCCGGGGATCGGGAAGTCCTCCCTGGTACGGGAGTTCGCCGACTCGCTCGGGCTGGAGTGCGTCAGCCTGATCGGCACCCAGCTGGCACCGGAGGACCTGATCGGCATCCCGCAGATCACCCCGGAGGGGCGGTCGCGGTTCTGCCCGCCGGAGTCGATCGCCCGGGACGAGCCGTACTGCCTCTTCCTGGACGAGCTCAACGCGGCCACCCCGGACGTGCAGAAGGCGTTCTACTCGCTGATCCTGGACCGCCGGATCGGCTCGTACGAGCTGCCGCCGGGCTCGATCGTGATCGGTGCCGGGAACCGGTCCACCGACGGGGCGCTGGCCCGGCCGATGGCCTCGGCGCTGGTCAACCGCCTGGTCCACGTCCACCTGCGGGCCAGCGCCACCGACTGGCTCGACTGGGCCGGGGCCAACGGCATCCACCCCTGGGTGGTCGACTACCTCACCGACCGCCCGGACCACCTGTGGTCCGCACCGCCGAAGACCGAGGAGCCGTTCTCGACCCCCCGGGCCTGGCACATGCTCTCCGACAGCCTGCACTCCTTCGGCCCGACCCTGGACGAGACGACCCTCAAGGTGCTCGCGCACGGGCTGCTCACCCCGCCGCACGCGGTGGCGTTCTGCGGCTACGCGAAGATCGTCCGCAACTCCTACGGCCTGGACGCGATCCTCAAGGGCGACGCCCGCTGGCCGCACCGGCTGGAGGACCGCGACCTGCTCTACTACCTGGCCGACTCGTTCCGCGGCCGGCTGGTCAAGGAGCTGCCGGCCCGCAAGGAGCACGCCTCCAACTCCCTGCGCCAGACCGCGTTCCGGGCCAAGACCCTGCTGGTCCAGCTGGCCGAGATCTCGGTCGAGGTGGCCCAGACGGTGATCGCGGACGGTCCGGACGGGAACCCGGTGCTGCCCGCCTGGTTCCTGATCGAGGCTGCCCGCGACCTGCCGCGCCTGGTCGAGGCCCGCCGGTGA
- the rpsT gene encoding 30S ribosomal protein S20 yields MANIKSQIKRNKTNEKARLRNKAVKSSLKTAIRKAREAAAAGDTAKATELARAASKALDKAASKGIIHKNQAANKKSAITKRAAA; encoded by the coding sequence GTGGCGAACATCAAGTCCCAGATCAAGCGCAACAAGACCAACGAGAAGGCGCGCCTGCGCAACAAGGCCGTCAAGTCCTCGCTGAAGACCGCGATCCGCAAGGCCCGCGAGGCCGCCGCTGCCGGCGACACCGCGAAGGCCACCGAGCTCGCCCGGGCCGCCTCCAAGGCGCTCGACAAGGCCGCGAGCAAGGGCATCATCCACAAGAACCAGGCCGCCAACAAGAAGTCCGCGATCACCAAGCGTGCCGCGGCCTGA
- a CDS encoding helix-turn-helix transcriptional regulator has product MDMDRRELADFLRRCRERISPQDVGLSAGTRRRTPGLRREEVVQLAGMSADYYIRLEQARSPQPSPQILSSLARALRLSEDERDHLYLLAGHRPPAGRQVGGHIEPGLLYLLDRLKETPAQLISDLGQLLAQNDMATALFGSVCSLRPNESNVIERWFTDPSLRAAYPAEEHDQLSRVQVADLRAAVARRGADAASTELVRRISAASEEFRTLWELHEVAVRRTSRMRVSHPAIGPINLDLQTLATPAEDQRLLIFTPPPGTPDINHLELLRVIGSEQFSSAGE; this is encoded by the coding sequence ATGGACATGGACCGCCGCGAGCTCGCCGACTTCCTCCGCCGCTGCCGGGAGCGGATCAGCCCCCAGGACGTCGGGCTGTCGGCCGGCACCCGGCGGCGGACTCCCGGGCTGCGCCGCGAGGAGGTGGTCCAGCTGGCGGGGATGTCGGCCGACTACTACATCCGGCTGGAGCAGGCCCGCAGCCCCCAGCCCTCGCCGCAGATCCTCTCCTCGCTGGCCCGCGCCCTGCGGCTGAGCGAGGACGAACGGGACCACCTCTACCTGCTCGCCGGCCACCGCCCACCGGCCGGGCGGCAGGTCGGCGGGCACATCGAGCCCGGCCTGCTCTACCTGCTCGACCGGCTCAAGGAGACCCCGGCCCAGCTGATCAGCGACCTGGGCCAGCTGCTGGCCCAGAACGACATGGCCACCGCCCTGTTCGGCAGCGTCTGCTCGCTCCGGCCGAACGAGAGCAACGTCATCGAACGCTGGTTCACCGACCCCTCGCTCCGCGCGGCCTACCCCGCCGAGGAGCACGACCAGCTGAGCCGGGTCCAGGTCGCCGACCTGCGGGCCGCCGTGGCCCGGCGGGGCGCTGACGCGGCGTCGACCGAGCTGGTACGGCGGATATCCGCCGCCAGCGAGGAGTTCCGCACCCTGTGGGAACTGCACGAGGTGGCCGTCCGCCGGACCAGCCGGATGCGCGTCAGCCACCCGGCCATCGGCCCCATCAACCTGGACCTCCAGACCCTGGCCACCCCGGCTGAGGACCAGCGACTGCTGATCTTCACCCCGCCCCCGGGCACCCCGGACATCAACCACCTGGAACTGCTCCGGGTGATCGGCAGCGAGCAGTTCAGCAGCGCCGGGGAGTAG